The following coding sequences are from one Capsicum annuum cultivar UCD-10X-F1 chromosome 3, UCD10Xv1.1, whole genome shotgun sequence window:
- the LOC107852269 gene encoding nudix hydrolase 2-like, protein MEKMLIQNGVMKINNKIHDLLVAINDEHGGVIVQVEAPIEPNVFHYMLKNSLREWKLRGKKGVWIKMPIEFANLVEIAVKEGFWYHHAEPYYLMLVHWIADSESTIPANASHKVSIGAIVFNHKRELLVVQENCGRLKGSGIWKIPTGTVEEGESIFEGAIRELKEETGIDAEFLEVLAFRQIPNSFFNKSDLFFLCMMRPLSFDIQKQDLEIEAARWMAFDEYANQPLIQKDGLSKYIRDLCLAKAKGDYQGFTPIPITSSVIDDHMSSLYFLKDALHQ, encoded by the exons ATGGAGAAAATGTTGATCCAAAATGGTGTTATGAAGATTAATAATAAGATTCATGATCTGCTTGTAGCGATCAATGATGAGCATGGAGGCGTTATTGTACAAGTAGAGGCTCCTATCGAACCCAATGTCTTCCATTACATGCTTAAAAATTCCTTAAGAGAGTGGAAGCTGCGG GGAAAGAAGGGTGTGTGGATTAAAATGCCTATTGAATTTGCAAATTTGGTTGAGATTGCAGTTAAG GAAGGGTTTTGGTACCATCATGCAGAACCTTATTACCTTATGCTTGTGCATTGGATTGCTGATAGTGAGAGTACCATCCCCGCAAATGCCTCACACAAAGTGAGCATTGGTGCTATTGTCTTCAATCACAAAAGAGAG TTGCTTGTTGTGCAAGAGAATTGTGGCAGATTAAAGGGAAGTGGCATATGGAAGATACCTACTGGAACAGTTGAGGAG GGCGAGAGTATATTTGAAGGTGCAATAAGGGAGCTAAAAGAAGAAACTGGA ATTGACGCAGAATTTCTGGAAGTGCTTGCATTCAG GCAAATACCCAACTCATTCTTTAACAAGTCAGACTTGTTCTTCCTTTGCATGATGCGCCCTTTATCATTTGACATCCAAAAGCAAGACTTAGAAATTGAGGCAGCCCGG TGGATGGCATTTGACGAGTATGCGAATCAACCTTTAATTCAGAAAGATGGTCTTTCAAAGTACATTAGAGATTTATGCTTAGCAAAGGCAAAAGGAGATTACCAAGGATTTACTCCAATTCCAATAACATCATCAGTTATTGATGATCATATGAGTTCCCTCTATTTCCTTAAGGATGCTCTGCACCAGTGA